TCTCGAAaattccagcaattttcatagCCAGAACTCTGCCGAAAAACGTCCCAAAGTCGTCCGAGAAGCCAAGCCGAAGTGCCGTCGAGTGAAGGGCAAGGAACGATCAACTTCGAGAAGCCAAACGCCTACGTTTTCTTAGCGTCAATAATTAttgtaagtgggctgttttaaatgCTTGAACTTTCGGTTTTTTATGTATgaaaaatttcagtttttacATGTTCCGTTTTTTAAAGATTCGGTCGAGCTCCGTCTCCCGTCTATACtttttatgaaatttgataCGTGTATGTGttgacactgtgaggattccctaatgggtggaattccaacatatgccCTTAACAGTGGGATAGAACTGTTTTATGGCATCGCCCtcttagaggattaaaacttagggactgacgttAGTAAACCGTTAAAGGACAAAATCGCATTGTTATTACGTTATGGAATTTATGTTACGTTTATGAAAGCAtgttgtatgtatatgtatgtttCGAAAATGCCATAAAATTTTTATGCTGTGTTCATtccccccatttactgagtattctcAAATACTCATCCCCCTTACTCTACCCTCCCAGAGAAGTCCGAAGAACAGGTTGAGAAGAGGAGACCGaacagttctggggctggtgattcACGAGACCAGTGGTAGTTATgttcgaatttatgatttaataattgTAAGATGTTTCCACATTTATTTACGTTGGTGGAGTGGCCAAATTTTTCTTGCTTTAGAGAATGGATTTTCGAGAGCTCAAATTATTGTTTGAAGAACAAGACATTCGAATGCTTGCTTTTTGCAATAAGAATAAAAAATCATTATTAATCTTATAATCcatcatttacttaattaatctaattaatcaAGTTAATTAAGGATTCTAAATGCATTCATATCATGAAAAAATCTCGATCAATGCATATATTTTGAGAATATCATGCATCAATATTATTTGCTTTGTGTTCAAGTTCTAAATTATGGTataatgaatattttcatattacataaatcaataccatATCTTATAAAACTTAATGGGCTATTTTTtaactcaattaaaatatatttaatcattaaagaccatttgaactttaataaattatcATGATGTACTCATACTATTTCAAGACCATATTTCATCCTCTCATtacattaatctcatcataaTCTCAATCGACGATCCAATTTGATCATCGGTGTGATAATTTCAATTTGTTTGTTATTATGATGCACACTTAATTTCGAGATCACCAATATCTAAATAAGGTAGGTGCACTTCTTTTGACTGTCTTTAGCAGTCAAgctctcaaaatttctataagcttttataaactttcactacaaaaaaagactaaagacaacggtgaaaagcCGTTGTCGTATGTATTGAAAAAACGCTGCTAAAGCCAGGTACGCTCAAagaacggtgaaaaaccgttgtcgtagacatcaaATACAACGGtggaaaaccgttgttgtatgtATTGAAAAAACGTTGTTAAAGCCCTGTGGTTAAAGGATACGCTCAAAAACAACAGTGAAAAGCCGTTGTCGTAGACGTCAAATACAACggtaaaaaaccgttgtcgtatgtctAAAAAACAGTTGTTAAAGCCCCTATGGTTAAAGAGTGCGCTGAAAGACAACGgtggaaaaccgttgtcgtagacgtcaaagacaacggtgaaaaaccgttgtcgtaagtCTTGCAAAACGTTGTAGAAGCTCCTGTGGTAAAAGGTTCGCGCAAAGACAACAGTGAAAAACCTTTGTCGTAGACATAaaagacgacggtgaaaaactgttgtcgtagattttgtaaaaccgttgttatattatgtttgttgtgaAGGGTGCGcgcaaagacaacggtgaaaaccGTTGTTGTCAGTGTTTAAATACAACGATaataaaccgttgtcgtagctctTAAAAACCGTTGTGTTATAGAACGAGAACTGTTTgtaaccgttgtcttttatcgCGTTCGACAACAGTTTCCCATATTTTTAAACCGATGTCTTTCGCTGCAATATACAACAGTTTTACAACATTTTAAATCTGTTGTCTTTGGATTTGATTTACATCACTTTAACTGTTGTCTTATATATTACCAAACGGttgtatattttatttaaaccaTAATtgtttaatcaattaaaataattgggtgtgaaatatatatcaattaacCCTTATATAAAATCAATCCAAacatcaacatatatatatatatatatacatatatatatatatatatatatatacatatatatatatatatatatatatacttgatCACAAACAGAAATAGGTCATTCATAAAACCAAGAATTAAAAAGTATGTAACCGTATTCCAAAAACTTTTAGTCAAgttaacaaaaatagaataccctAAGACCAAGACTTTCACATATCAACTCCAAAATATCTTTTATAGCTTGTTGGAATGTATTCTCTGCTGGTGCATCTTCCAAAACATCATTACAGTGCCTATGAAAATAAAAAGCACATTATTTTAATGATTGTTAAATTTCAAGACATGTACAATTTAGTATTAAAACGTACATATAGAACAAGTCATGTATAAAAAGCAAAAGTCTTGTTAGAAGACAATAAGCCATGAATTGAGAACAATATGCAATAGAAAAGTTTAAAACGGACCTTAGGGCCTAGAAAAATTTTGTCATAACCTCCACGCAAGTAGGACATACCAGAAAtataaaacacacaacacatatattatattcgaaataaatttaaatacgaCCATACACCACACCTATCACCTACACAGCCAGACCATACATCACACCTATCACCTATAATTACCACATTCTTTTAGCATAAAATTTTGGCATAACCTCCACGCAAGTAGGGCATACCAGAAAATATAAAAACAcacaacaacaatatatatattcgaaataaatttaaatacgaCCATACACCACACCTATCATCTACACAACCAGACCATACATCACACCTATCACCTATAATTACCACATTCTTTCAACATTAGCTGTATTTTTTCAAATAAGATGAACTCATGTCCTACCTATTCATAAATATGATCCTGTATGCATTCGGCCAGCTCGGTGCGCACCTCATCAATTTCTTCCATAGAATACTCCGTTTTTGTGAACTATGAACACACTCAAAAATATATTAGTAAAAAAAACACAACTTAATGAAATTTCAAAATGATAAGTAGCTAGATAACttgtaattattttatataaccAAGATAATATTACTATCGATCTTAGTGAATCCCCCTCAAGAGTTGTAACTTCTTCAGTAATCTGCCTAATGAATCTCATCACATAATAACCACATTGTTTTGCACCCGGTTGCTTAGGAGCCTGTGTTGAAAAATGTCAAATTGTTAATGACAATATACACATAAAAAAATTAGCTCGAATGAGAATTACACATACCTTTATGACTTCCCATTGTACACGCTTTCTTCCTTTCCTTCCCTTAGTTGAGTTAAACAATCTCAACGCCCTTCATTAACATTGAACATAGTTGATATATGAGTGTTTTTCATTAAATGAAACGCATCATTAATATGGAATATGAACTCACATTTCCACAACATATTTCCAATCCTCATCGCGAATGCGGTGACTAGGGAATCCAACAAATAAACAATCTCCTTATAAGGCTCATGACGGTGAGAGTCCAATGAAAACTACAGACGAACATAATAAGTGTATGTAATTCACTAAAAAACAATTGAAAATTATATTAGAATCTTACTTACCCACAACAACTTGGAACCAAAACCACTTGATCCATTGCTGCACCACTTAGCCTATCCGCTAAAGAACTCGCCCTCTTGTTCAACCTTTCAGTTTTACCTGTTTTGTCGTATGTATTTTTTTGCAAATTTGGGATGGTGTGTGGATTAACGAATCTGAATTTTTCAATCTTGTTTTCTTTCACCATCTTTTTATAAAGATGCCTGTCATTTCAATTAAAGAAAATCAAAACTACACTACACACTAAACTAACAAATTATATGCATCTTACATAATAATGTAAGAAAAGAACAAACAAACTTTAAGTTAATCGAAGACTTACCAAATGTAGACAACTATACAATTTCCAGAAATTGGCTCCAAGTGATACAAAGGACTGATGTCTTCAAAGTGCAAGTTAACTTCATAGTCATCTGCAAATACTTCATAATCTAAAAGAAATAATAATTTCCTTCCATCTTCAAGGGTTGTCTTACAATAACAATACACCACGCGCACTGCTCTTGGCACATTTGATGACAAAGTCTAGTTTCTTTCGAAACTGACGGTTTTGTGTCTTTGACGTTCTGATAATTGTATTGTAAACATGTTAGATAGGTGCAATACTGGAGAATTTGACATACATTTACTTTGAAATATAAGCATACGTTACCTCTTGTCGTAGCATTATCAATGATTTGTCCAAGCAACGTGTGTTCCTACGGCATCCCCAACATTTTCACATTCATTGTGAATCGGAATTGGCAAAAGTGCTGATTTTTGCATTGCCTCATCAATGGATACACGCATGCAATTTTGAGATAATGGAACACCATGAAGCAAGTTATTAGCTCCATTGACCTCAACAACTGTTCCATATGCAACAATGTATGTGCTAGAATCCATGTCAGAATAACCGCTTGACCCTAAAAGACAAATAGTTATGTCAATGAATTGTACTAACTCTTTAGTTaaaaaatgtaatgcccggaaattaatcactgtaattgacgttgattgatttataatgtcatgtgattatgaatggaccaatcgggataccgaaaagagtatttaaaatgaaagtagggatttttggtgcgaaccaagaccgcacccgcggtccctacgacacagcacccgcggtgtagatgatgaaaaatggataggattgccgtggggtgaccgcacccgcggtgcttacgagaccgcacccgcggtgcagcaaagaccgcacccgcggtgctgcgtgtTGCACGGAAAATGTGCCACCTCGTTGAATACATGCGCGGATATTATAAACTGAAACCCTTCGGAAATTCAGGAATCGAGAAAAGGTCTCGAGGAAAGTTtctgaaatccttacgcctttatttcaatccgtccgtctgattttgaatccgacttcggtattgagttcctggcaacgtaggctacaactggacgtaagttttactacgttttgacatgttttgaattatgatattgtcagaattgaatggaactcatatatgttcttgacatatgagacattatagaatcgaagtcagactaagaaacggactgattatggaattgttatgaatttttagggtatattgatttataccgacagattgaattgtgattggattacagattgtattggatatgagttatggattgtaactattatctgttgattggtattgacggggatattgaaattgtaccgttataccgttgatttgaaaaatccagattcatcagattgttattgagttgaacggtatattgacatgagattattgatattgtcagtaccagacagattgtgagttcaggacttcgactgagccacacaccgacgaaagaaaggtataagtcaatgtggtattgggagatggacttgagtcggtttagacttgggtttccctaaatcacatactttattttattgcatggatatttgcattacattgattaatgtacttgttctcttgaatttagatgacaggtagacgagttatcttgtgacaagtgccggatagtggtggtatcgccacggcacattgcacgatgtcacaagataggatgctagcgatagagctacagtccttgacggttaggtcaggacactggatgttggttatatcgagtaatggaatcattacggaattcgatataggaacaccatatttggttatatcgagtaaagggtattggaattcttctattacggaattcgatataggaataccagggcactggttatatcgagtaatagagattatggttccatcctttacggaattcgatataggaataccacatctgg
This portion of the Primulina eburnea isolate SZY01 unplaced genomic scaffold, ASM2296580v1 ctg1398, whole genome shotgun sequence genome encodes:
- the LOC140820705 gene encoding uncharacterized protein; the protein is MALRLFNSTKGRKGRKRVQWEVIKAPKQPGAKQCGYYVMRFIRQITEEVTTLEGDSLRSIVILSCSQKRSILWKKLMRCAPSWPNAYRIIFMNRHCNDVLEDAPAENTFQQAIKDILELICESLGLR